Proteins from a single region of Leptolyngbyaceae cyanobacterium:
- a CDS encoding PCP reductase family protein → MQDSNFTGALEWTVEAKIKLKKIPFFVRSQARQRIEQLAREAELDVVTADIVDQARVEFGQ, encoded by the coding sequence ATGCAGGATTCTAATTTTACAGGTGCGTTGGAATGGACGGTGGAAGCTAAAATCAAGCTGAAAAAGATTCCTTTTTTTGTTCGTTCTCAAGCTCGACAGCGTATTGAGCAGTTAGCACGTGAGGCTGAGTTGGATGTAGTAACGGCTGATATTGTTGACCAAGCGCGGGTGGAATTTGGGCAATAG